One genomic window of Alphaproteobacteria bacterium includes the following:
- a CDS encoding primosomal protein N' (replication factor Y) - superfamily II helicase, which produces MTSNPWTALEAPPPLDAPEPEDPFDPELDAQAAADAARERTFPCAQCGAKLTFQPGTHALVCGHCGHENPIPQSGEEIREIDFNATVASRLRDEDYESTRVVKCQSCAAEYSVDPTVQAESCPFCGSPQVVDGGSNRHLKPRSLLPFVIDSKTAPELFRKWLGGLWFAPNRVKQFARLEGEFTGMYVPYWTYDAATRTYYRGQRGTRYTTTVGVGKDRRTVTKIRWRNVSGVVWRDFDDVLVLASKSLPRSQTERLEPWDLDALVAYDDAYLSGFRAEAYHVDLEEGFGEAKYKMEQVIRGDIRRDIGGDAQRITSMSTEHSKVTFKHVLLPIWINAYRDAKKVYRFVINGRTGEVQGERPISWIKVGLLVLGIAAAVAVGWYLYTQFGQ; this is translated from the coding sequence ATGACATCGAATCCCTGGACGGCGCTGGAGGCGCCGCCACCGCTGGATGCGCCCGAGCCGGAGGATCCGTTCGATCCGGAACTGGACGCGCAGGCCGCGGCCGATGCCGCGCGCGAGCGCACCTTCCCGTGTGCGCAGTGCGGCGCCAAGCTGACCTTCCAACCCGGCACCCATGCGCTGGTCTGCGGCCACTGCGGCCACGAGAACCCGATCCCGCAGTCGGGCGAGGAAATCCGCGAGATCGACTTCAATGCCACGGTCGCCAGCCGGCTGCGCGACGAGGACTATGAATCGACCCGCGTGGTGAAATGCCAGAGCTGCGCGGCGGAATACTCGGTCGATCCGACGGTGCAGGCGGAATCCTGCCCGTTCTGCGGCTCGCCGCAGGTGGTCGACGGCGGCAGCAACCGGCACCTGAAGCCGCGCTCGCTGCTGCCGTTCGTGATCGACTCCAAGACCGCGCCGGAGCTGTTCCGCAAGTGGCTGGGCGGGTTGTGGTTCGCACCGAACCGCGTCAAGCAGTTCGCCCGCCTCGAGGGCGAGTTCACCGGCATGTACGTGCCCTACTGGACCTACGACGCGGCCACGCGGACCTACTATCGCGGCCAGCGCGGCACCCGCTACACCACCACCGTCGGTGTCGGCAAGGACCGTCGGACCGTGACCAAGATCCGCTGGCGCAACGTCAGCGGCGTGGTCTGGCGCGATTTCGACGACGTGCTGGTGCTGGCCAGCAAGTCCCTGCCGCGTTCGCAGACGGAGCGGCTGGAGCCGTGGGACCTGGACGCGCTGGTGGCCTACGACGACGCCTATCTGTCCGGCTTCCGGGCAGAGGCCTATCACGTCGACCTGGAGGAAGGCTTCGGCGAGGCCAAGTACAAGATGGAGCAGGTGATCCGCGGCGACATCCGCCGCGACATCGGCGGCGACGCCCAGCGCATCACCTCGATGAGCACCGAGCACAGCAAGGTCACGTTCAAGCACGTCCTGCTGCCGATCTGGATCAACGCCTATCGCGACGCCAAGAAGGTCTACCGCTTCGTCATCAACGGGCGCACCGGCGAGGTGCAGGGCGAGCGGCCGATCAGCTGGATCAAGGTCGGGCTGCTGGTGCTGGGCATCGCCGCGGCGGTCGCGGTCGGCTGGTACCTCTACACGCAGTTCGGCCAGTGA
- a CDS encoding GNAT family N-acetyltransferase encodes MNPTAFALIETAAALDGIAPEWDALYAASRRRHACLAFPWVRATFLRQAQRRGRRPAVVVGRRDGCIVLLWPLVVFRSRLWRVCRGLSEDMADFDDMLCRHGPEAEALCRGAWAHAVAALRPHMMMFRRVPAGAGLDRAIPPAASNWQRPSASPCALLGGADGRRAARPDVRLRADLRRKRRLLEQAGPVRFGEVAEGSARDAAIAWAFARKHERLGAAAHSRREKTEHAAFGNLVPFYVEQAQADARAGGMRVLRLAAGEATVAVSTVRADGRRAVGWLYGYDETFARASPGLLAVAETLAWARSAGFRIFDMMPEPEPYKRKWAACGYRVRDVRVATGWWGRPLLAWHRSSLRGMALAVYMRAPRPVQAAVRRLFR; translated from the coding sequence GTGAACCCGACCGCATTCGCCCTGATCGAGACGGCGGCGGCGCTGGACGGGATCGCGCCGGAGTGGGACGCGCTCTATGCGGCCAGCCGGCGCCGCCATGCCTGTCTGGCCTTTCCCTGGGTGCGCGCGACCTTCCTGCGCCAGGCGCAGCGGCGCGGGCGCCGTCCGGCGGTGGTGGTCGGGCGGCGCGACGGCTGCATCGTCCTGCTCTGGCCACTGGTGGTGTTCCGCAGCCGGCTGTGGCGGGTGTGCCGCGGCCTGTCGGAGGACATGGCCGACTTCGACGACATGCTGTGCCGGCACGGGCCGGAGGCCGAGGCGCTGTGCCGCGGCGCCTGGGCCCATGCGGTCGCGGCGCTGCGGCCGCACATGATGATGTTCCGGCGCGTGCCGGCCGGCGCCGGCCTCGACCGGGCGATCCCGCCTGCCGCATCCAACTGGCAGCGGCCGTCCGCCTCGCCCTGCGCCCTGCTGGGCGGTGCCGACGGCCGGCGCGCCGCGCGGCCCGACGTCCGGCTGCGTGCCGACCTGCGGCGCAAGCGTCGCCTGCTCGAACAGGCCGGTCCGGTGCGGTTCGGCGAGGTGGCGGAGGGGTCCGCGCGCGACGCCGCCATCGCCTGGGCATTCGCGCGCAAGCACGAACGCCTGGGCGCGGCAGCCCACAGCCGGCGCGAGAAGACCGAGCATGCCGCCTTCGGCAACCTGGTGCCGTTCTACGTCGAACAGGCGCAGGCCGACGCCCGCGCCGGCGGCATGCGCGTGCTGCGGCTGGCCGCCGGCGAGGCGACGGTCGCGGTCAGCACGGTGCGGGCCGACGGCCGGCGTGCGGTCGGCTGGCTCTATGGCTACGACGAGACCTTCGCGAGGGCCTCGCCCGGCCTGCTGGCGGTGGCCGAGACGCTGGCCTGGGCCCGCAGCGCCGGCTTTCGCATCTTCGACATGATGCCCGAGCCGGAGCCGTACAAGCGGAAGTGGGCGGCCTGCGGCTATCGCGTCCGCGACGTGCGGGTGGCGACCGGATGGTGGGGCCGGCCGCTGCTGGCCTGGCATCGCAGCTCGCTGCGCGGCATGGCGCTTGCGGTCTACATGCGCGCACCGCGGCCGGTGCAGGCGGCGGTCCGGCGGCTGTTCCGCTGA
- a CDS encoding DNA polymerase III subunit gamma/tau has product MNDGLIDSDNPQPALLDDAAGATGGPAEAYRVLARKYRPKNFAELMGQDALVRTLTNAINAGRVHHAYLLTGVRGVGKTTTARVIARALNCVGAGGTGGPTAEPCGVCEHCVAIAEDRHVDVMEMDAASRTGVDDIREILDGVRYRPVTARTKVYIIDEVHMLSRNAFNALLKTLEEPPEHVVFVFATTEIRKVPITVVSRCMRFDLRRIDEAVIASYLAEICRAERREAEPAALAMLARAGDGSMRDALSLLDQALATSGEQALDAGGVRAMLGLADRGQVVDLFARLMDGEPAQALALFQEMYRDGADPLAVNQDLLEVAHWLTRLRVAPDDSDDAAMTEEARARGRTLAARLTVPGLTRAWQILLKGIAEVQAAPNARAAFDMILIRLAYVRDLPDPGALAALIAGEGGAAAVPAPRPAASPAATGPAATDAAPPMADPSVSAPPEAETPAPDPATGSLPASFDEVVALVLDRREGVLHAHLKAHAHLVRFRPGHIELRLDPEAPADLAPRLSQLLTRWTGRRWLVGMSQDAGAPTLRQQEEARSDARLRRAAEHPLVRAALDAFPGATITAVRDRIADAPETPAGDEADPFAESDQAINDEG; this is encoded by the coding sequence ATGAACGACGGTCTGATCGACAGCGACAATCCGCAGCCGGCGCTGCTCGACGACGCGGCCGGGGCGACCGGCGGGCCGGCCGAAGCCTATCGCGTGCTGGCGCGCAAGTACCGGCCGAAGAACTTCGCCGAGCTGATGGGCCAGGATGCGCTGGTCCGCACCCTGACCAACGCGATCAACGCCGGCCGTGTTCACCACGCCTATCTGCTGACCGGGGTGCGCGGGGTGGGCAAGACCACCACCGCGCGGGTGATCGCGCGTGCGCTCAACTGCGTCGGGGCCGGCGGCACCGGCGGGCCGACGGCGGAACCCTGCGGGGTGTGCGAGCACTGCGTCGCCATCGCCGAGGACCGCCATGTCGACGTGATGGAGATGGACGCGGCCTCGCGCACCGGCGTCGACGACATCCGCGAGATCCTCGACGGCGTACGCTACCGCCCGGTGACCGCGCGGACCAAGGTCTACATCATCGACGAGGTCCACATGCTGTCGCGCAACGCGTTCAACGCGTTGCTGAAGACGCTGGAGGAGCCGCCGGAACACGTCGTCTTCGTGTTCGCCACCACCGAGATCCGCAAGGTACCGATCACGGTGGTGTCGCGCTGCATGCGCTTCGACCTCAGGCGGATCGACGAGGCGGTGATCGCGTCCTATCTGGCTGAGATCTGCCGGGCCGAGCGGCGCGAGGCGGAGCCGGCGGCGCTGGCCATGCTGGCGCGGGCCGGCGACGGCTCGATGCGCGACGCGCTGTCGCTGCTCGACCAGGCGCTGGCGACCAGCGGCGAGCAGGCGCTGGACGCCGGCGGCGTGCGCGCCATGCTCGGCCTCGCCGACCGCGGCCAGGTGGTCGACCTGTTCGCGCGGCTGATGGACGGCGAGCCGGCGCAGGCGCTGGCGCTGTTCCAGGAGATGTATCGCGACGGCGCCGACCCGCTGGCGGTCAACCAGGACCTGCTGGAGGTGGCGCACTGGCTGACCCGGCTGCGGGTCGCACCCGACGATTCCGACGATGCGGCGATGACCGAGGAGGCGCGTGCCCGCGGCCGCACGCTGGCGGCGCGGCTGACCGTGCCCGGCCTGACCCGGGCCTGGCAGATCCTGCTCAAGGGAATCGCCGAGGTGCAGGCGGCACCGAATGCGCGGGCCGCGTTCGACATGATCCTGATCCGGCTCGCCTATGTCCGCGACCTGCCGGACCCCGGCGCGCTGGCGGCGTTGATCGCCGGCGAGGGCGGTGCGGCGGCGGTGCCGGCACCGCGCCCGGCCGCGTCGCCGGCCGCGACCGGACCGGCCGCCACCGACGCTGCGCCGCCGATGGCCGACCCGTCCGTGTCGGCGCCGCCCGAAGCCGAAACGCCCGCGCCCGATCCCGCCACGGGCAGCCTGCCGGCCTCGTTCGACGAGGTGGTCGCGCTGGTGCTGGACCGGCGCGAGGGCGTGCTGCACGCGCACCTGAAGGCCCATGCCCATCTGGTCCGGTTCCGGCCCGGCCATATCGAGCTGCGGCTCGACCCAGAGGCGCCGGCCGACCTGGCGCCGCGGCTCAGCCAGTTGCTGACCCGCTGGACCGGCCGGCGCTGGCTGGTCGGCATGTCGCAGGACGCCGGCGCGCCGACGTTGCGCCAGCAGGAAGAGGCGCGCAGCGACGCGCGCCTGCGCCGGGCGGCGGAACACCCGCTGGTCCGCGCGGCGCTGGACGCCTTTCCCGGCGCGACCATCACCGCCGTGCGCGACCGCATCGCCGACGCGCCGGAAACGCCCGCCGGGGACGAGGCCGATCCGTTCGCCGAGTCCGACCAGGCCATCAACGACGAGGGATAG
- a CDS encoding YbaB/EbfC family nucleoid-associated protein: MKNLGQLMKQAQQMQAKMEEMQAKLAEAEIAGQSGGGMVSVTLNGKGAAKAVKIDPSLIDPADPEVLEDLVVAAINDARAKLDSFTQEQMGQLAGGLQLPPGFKLPF, encoded by the coding sequence ATGAAGAATCTCGGCCAGCTGATGAAACAGGCCCAGCAGATGCAGGCCAAGATGGAGGAGATGCAGGCCAAGCTGGCGGAAGCGGAGATCGCCGGCCAGTCCGGCGGCGGCATGGTCAGCGTCACCCTCAACGGCAAGGGGGCGGCCAAGGCGGTCAAAATCGACCCGTCGCTGATCGATCCCGCCGATCCCGAGGTGCTGGAGGACCTGGTGGTGGCGGCGATCAACGACGCGCGGGCCAAGCTGGACAGCTTCACCCAGGAACAGATGGGCCAACTCGCCGGCGGGCTGCAGCTGCCGCCGGGCTTCAAGCTGCCGTTCTGA
- a CDS encoding SPFH domain-containing protein, giving the protein MGLWDKIKGEFVDIVEWTDDSNDTMVYRFERYGNEIKFGAQLTVRQAQVAVFVNEGQCADIFGPGMYTLETQNLPLLSTLQNWRHGFSSPFKAEVYFISTRRFTDLKWGTKNPIMLRDPEFGPIRLRAFGTYSIRVKEADIFLREIVGTDGHFTTDEITDQLRNLIVSRFANVIGQSNIPALDLAGNYDQLGDFLTQRIAPEFEAYGLELIKILVENISLPPEVEKVLDKRSSMGVIGDLSKYMQYQSAEAIGDAATASGGAAASGMGMGMGFAMANQMAQSMGQAHAPAGGQAATPPPLPQGTVYHVAIDGKQAGPFDRATLTAQAQSGQLTRDSLVWCAGMANWTKAGEVADLAALFAAAPPPLPPAG; this is encoded by the coding sequence ATGGGACTGTGGGACAAGATCAAGGGTGAGTTCGTCGACATCGTCGAATGGACCGACGACAGCAACGACACCATGGTCTACCGCTTCGAGCGTTACGGCAACGAAATCAAGTTCGGGGCGCAGCTGACCGTGCGCCAGGCGCAGGTCGCGGTGTTCGTCAACGAGGGCCAGTGCGCCGACATCTTCGGTCCCGGCATGTACACGCTGGAAACCCAGAATCTGCCGCTGCTGTCCACGCTGCAGAACTGGCGGCACGGTTTCTCCAGCCCGTTCAAGGCCGAGGTCTATTTCATCTCCACGCGCCGCTTCACCGACCTGAAGTGGGGCACCAAGAACCCGATCATGCTGCGCGACCCGGAATTCGGGCCGATCCGGCTGCGCGCCTTCGGCACCTATTCGATCCGGGTCAAGGAGGCCGACATCTTCCTGCGCGAGATCGTCGGCACCGACGGCCATTTCACCACCGACGAGATCACCGACCAGCTGCGCAACCTGATCGTCTCGCGCTTCGCCAACGTGATCGGCCAGTCGAACATTCCGGCCCTCGACCTGGCCGGCAACTACGACCAGCTCGGCGATTTCCTGACCCAGCGGATCGCGCCGGAATTCGAGGCCTACGGGCTGGAGTTGATCAAGATCCTGGTCGAGAACATCTCGCTGCCGCCGGAGGTCGAGAAGGTGCTCGACAAGCGCTCCAGCATGGGCGTGATCGGCGACCTCAGCAAATACATGCAGTATCAGAGCGCCGAGGCGATCGGCGACGCGGCCACGGCATCCGGCGGTGCCGCCGCCAGCGGGATGGGCATGGGCATGGGTTTCGCCATGGCCAACCAGATGGCCCAGAGCATGGGCCAGGCCCATGCACCGGCCGGCGGCCAGGCGGCGACCCCGCCGCCGCTGCCGCAGGGCACCGTCTACCACGTCGCCATCGACGGCAAGCAGGCCGGGCCGTTCGATCGGGCGACGCTGACCGCCCAGGCCCAGTCCGGACAGTTGACCCGCGACAGCCTGGTCTGGTGCGCCGGGATGGCCAACTGGACCAAGGCGGGCGAGGTGGCCGACCTGGCCGCGCTGTTCGCCGCGGCACCGCCGCCGCTGCCGCCGGCCGGTTGA
- a CDS encoding sensor domain-containing diguanylate cyclase: MLRVLPDPVFTVDAGGRLTPMTPAAAQYATALIAQNPVALAQIRRAAALARTGMAPEPLPISASIDGAVMCFQLMAAASDGEAVVVLRDVTAEASVREVLLDSRQRYKQLVEITADFVWECDETGVFSFISEPGAFGFPPNRIVGQSPDRFLVPGAAGADWPCRSAAPVRGREVSVRDAAGGVQRFVLDAAPIETGGDGRRGVRGIARQLTDERAPAAQETASGGAAASIRHAMQTEWQPAQMLARGLAAAIEAFGLDGCAVYGWRDIDRWTSLARAGEAPADDIADELLDGLREGRSRVRTAFEAERMIAAAVHSRGERVGALLLRGGALAHWGETELAVLSAIEPCFATAIQQALEMQRLTRLSRTDGLTGLLNRRAFLLELTGALARASRHATSGALFYVDLDQFKQLNDRCGHEAGNVALAEVGAILAGAIRPYDLAARLGGDEFALWLEDISARDAGRSARRIAQTIAARTVSLDPGRVGLGASIGVAMFDPDRPESPDDLIERADRAMYRAKRGNAGSVVLARARRQAATAARQAAE, translated from the coding sequence GTGCTCCGCGTGTTGCCGGATCCGGTGTTCACGGTCGATGCCGGCGGTCGCCTGACCCCGATGACGCCGGCCGCGGCGCAATACGCCACCGCACTCATCGCGCAGAACCCGGTCGCGCTGGCGCAGATCCGGCGTGCGGCCGCACTGGCCCGCACCGGCATGGCGCCGGAGCCGCTGCCGATCAGCGCGAGCATCGACGGCGCCGTAATGTGCTTCCAGCTGATGGCGGCAGCGAGCGACGGCGAGGCGGTCGTCGTGCTGCGCGACGTCACCGCCGAGGCCTCGGTGCGCGAGGTGCTGCTCGATTCCCGCCAGCGCTACAAGCAGCTGGTCGAGATCACCGCCGATTTCGTCTGGGAGTGCGACGAGACCGGCGTGTTCTCGTTCATTTCCGAGCCGGGCGCCTTCGGCTTCCCGCCCAATCGCATCGTCGGCCAGTCGCCGGACCGCTTCCTGGTCCCCGGTGCCGCCGGCGCGGACTGGCCCTGCCGCAGCGCCGCCCCGGTGCGCGGCCGCGAGGTCAGCGTGCGCGATGCCGCCGGCGGCGTCCAGCGCTTCGTGCTGGATGCTGCACCGATCGAGACCGGCGGCGACGGACGGCGCGGCGTGCGCGGCATCGCCCGCCAGCTGACGGACGAGCGCGCCCCGGCCGCGCAGGAGACGGCCAGCGGCGGCGCCGCGGCATCGATCCGCCACGCCATGCAGACCGAATGGCAGCCGGCCCAGATGCTTGCCCGCGGCCTCGCCGCGGCGATCGAGGCGTTCGGGCTCGACGGCTGTGCCGTCTATGGCTGGCGCGACATCGACCGCTGGACGTCGCTGGCCCGGGCCGGCGAGGCGCCGGCCGACGACATCGCCGACGAGTTGCTGGACGGGCTGCGCGAGGGGCGCAGCCGGGTGCGGACCGCCTTCGAGGCGGAGCGGATGATCGCCGCCGCGGTGCACAGCCGCGGCGAGCGCGTCGGCGCCCTGCTGCTGCGCGGCGGTGCGCTTGCCCACTGGGGCGAGACCGAACTGGCGGTCCTGTCGGCGATCGAGCCGTGCTTCGCCACCGCGATCCAGCAGGCCCTGGAGATGCAGCGCCTGACCCGGCTGTCGCGCACCGACGGGTTGACCGGCCTGCTGAACCGGCGCGCCTTCCTGCTGGAGCTGACCGGCGCACTGGCCCGCGCCAGCCGCCACGCCACATCCGGCGCGCTGTTCTACGTCGATCTCGACCAGTTCAAGCAGCTGAACGACCGCTGCGGCCACGAGGCCGGCAACGTCGCGCTGGCCGAGGTCGGCGCCATCCTGGCCGGCGCGATCCGTCCCTACGACCTGGCCGCCAGGCTCGGCGGCGACGAATTCGCCCTGTGGCTGGAAGACATCAGCGCCCGCGACGCGGGGCGCAGCGCCCGCCGCATCGCGCAGACCATCGCCGCGCGGACGGTCAGCCTGGACCCGGGCCGGGTCGGCCTCGGCGCCTCGATCGGCGTGGCGATGTTCGATCCGGACCGGCCGGAATCGCCGGACGACCTGATCGAGCGGGCCGACCGCGCGATGTATCGCGCCAAGCGCGGCAACGCCGGTTCGGTCGTGCTCGCCCGGGCCCGCCGCCAGGCCGCGACCGCGGCACGCCAGGCGGCCGAATAG
- a CDS encoding mechanosensitive ion channel codes for MLVLCLALAPLAASAQEQTVDGTAEGASEAGANSLQLQRERVEALIGTLEDPQQRQELIAQLRLLLEAQDQAAPPDQQGSVGDELLGQLSQQFEALGEAIDAIIAAPDDMVDMWAWLREDVANANGRSRWYDILRTAGLSLLAAFAAYFLLRIPARRFGERLATPGQALFSRLWRGAAGFGLDALPVLAFAAAGSAALAAIDAAFIARALTTTLLNVVTIALATCALIRVITRPRRPAMRLLPLSDGEARNTTRRLFWVVGIMAVAYAVAQTLPRIGMPWSARTAILTIAAVVSAGLVVALIVRLRRPIQYAIERSARKGSLSGDVFHWVARNWHTIAIVLVLVLTVTYIAGGDSLFVGVLGQIGWSLLAGVLALGAWRLVVVINERRDRKAKVEQTDGDAVRQSGSVLLRLTVRFAIFAALLALLVHIWVFDIVGWLGNDAGRALMESLVTIAIILALAFAANRAIAAVIDRIQRSRRAEAAEHRRRRVETLLPLLRNAAGVIIGAVALLIVLSEIGLDITPLLASAGVIGIAIGFGAQSLVKDVITGLFILMEDAVGVGDVVTVAGYTGVVEEMSIRTIRLRDFAGNLHVIPFGVVDAATNMTRDFSYAVFEVGVSYDSDVDQVIACMHDVDAALREDAEIRANILEPIQVVGLDSFGDNAVVIKARIKTRPGQQWVVYRAYNRLLKIYFDERGIEIPFPQMTLHSPARHTGAAGAAAPATLAPESIDSESIPTESNN; via the coding sequence TTGCTCGTTCTCTGCCTCGCGCTGGCGCCGCTGGCCGCGTCGGCGCAGGAGCAGACGGTGGACGGCACCGCCGAAGGCGCCAGCGAGGCCGGCGCCAATTCGCTGCAGCTTCAGCGCGAGCGGGTCGAGGCGCTGATCGGCACGCTGGAGGACCCGCAGCAGCGCCAGGAGCTGATCGCCCAGCTGCGCCTGCTGCTGGAGGCGCAGGACCAGGCCGCGCCGCCGGACCAGCAGGGTTCGGTCGGCGACGAGCTGCTCGGCCAGCTGTCGCAGCAGTTCGAGGCGCTGGGCGAGGCGATCGACGCCATCATCGCCGCACCCGACGACATGGTCGACATGTGGGCGTGGCTGCGCGAGGACGTCGCCAACGCCAACGGCCGGTCGCGCTGGTACGACATCCTGCGCACCGCCGGGCTGAGCCTGCTGGCCGCCTTCGCCGCCTATTTCCTGCTCCGCATCCCGGCGCGCCGCTTCGGCGAGCGGCTGGCGACGCCCGGCCAGGCGCTGTTCTCGCGGCTGTGGCGCGGTGCCGCCGGCTTCGGGCTCGACGCGCTGCCGGTGCTGGCCTTCGCCGCCGCCGGCTCGGCGGCGCTCGCCGCGATCGACGCCGCGTTCATCGCCCGCGCCCTGACCACGACGCTGCTCAACGTGGTGACCATCGCGCTCGCCACCTGCGCCCTGATCCGGGTGATCACCCGGCCGCGCCGGCCGGCGATGCGGCTGCTGCCGCTCAGCGACGGCGAGGCGCGCAACACGACGCGGCGGCTGTTCTGGGTGGTCGGCATCATGGCGGTCGCCTATGCCGTGGCGCAGACGCTGCCGCGCATCGGCATGCCGTGGAGCGCGCGCACCGCCATCCTGACCATCGCCGCGGTCGTCTCCGCCGGGCTGGTGGTCGCGCTGATCGTCCGCCTGCGCCGGCCGATCCAATATGCGATCGAGCGCAGCGCCAGAAAGGGCTCGCTCAGCGGCGACGTGTTCCACTGGGTGGCCCGCAACTGGCACACCATCGCCATCGTGCTGGTGCTGGTGCTGACCGTGACCTACATCGCCGGCGGCGACAGCCTGTTCGTCGGCGTGCTCGGCCAGATCGGCTGGTCGCTGCTGGCCGGGGTGCTTGCGCTCGGCGCCTGGCGGCTGGTGGTGGTGATCAACGAGCGGCGCGACCGCAAGGCCAAGGTCGAGCAGACCGACGGCGACGCGGTGCGCCAGTCGGGCAGCGTGCTGCTGCGGCTGACCGTGCGCTTCGCGATCTTCGCCGCCCTGCTGGCGCTGCTGGTCCACATCTGGGTGTTCGACATCGTCGGTTGGCTCGGCAACGACGCCGGCCGCGCGCTGATGGAATCGCTGGTCACCATCGCCATCATCCTGGCGCTGGCCTTCGCCGCCAACCGCGCGATCGCCGCGGTCATCGACCGCATCCAGCGGTCGCGGCGGGCGGAGGCGGCCGAGCATCGCCGGCGGCGGGTGGAGACGCTGCTGCCGCTGCTGCGCAACGCCGCCGGTGTGATCATCGGCGCGGTCGCGCTGCTGATCGTGCTGTCCGAGATCGGCCTCGACATCACGCCGCTGCTGGCGTCGGCCGGCGTGATCGGCATCGCCATCGGCTTCGGCGCGCAAAGCCTGGTCAAGGACGTGATCACCGGCCTGTTCATCCTGATGGAGGATGCGGTCGGGGTCGGCGACGTGGTCACGGTCGCCGGCTATACCGGCGTGGTCGAGGAGATGTCGATCCGCACCATCCGCCTGCGCGACTTCGCAGGCAACCTGCACGTGATCCCGTTCGGCGTGGTCGACGCGGCCACCAACATGACGCGCGACTTCTCCTACGCCGTGTTCGAGGTCGGCGTGTCCTACGACAGCGACGTCGACCAGGTGATCGCGTGCATGCACGACGTCGACGCGGCTCTGCGCGAGGATGCGGAGATCCGCGCCAACATCCTGGAGCCGATCCAGGTGGTCGGCCTGGATTCGTTCGGCGACAACGCGGTCGTCATCAAGGCGCGGATCAAGACCCGGCCGGGCCAGCAATGGGTCGTCTACCGCGCCTACAACCGGCTCTTGAAGATCTATTTCGACGAGCGCGGCATCGAGATTCCGTTCCCGCAGATGACGCTGCATTCGCCGGCCAGGCATACCGGCGCCGCCGGCGCGGCAGCGCCGGCGACGCTTGCCCCGGAATCGATCGATTCAGAGAGTATACCGACCGAGAGCAACAACTGA
- the recR gene encoding recombination mediator RecR gives MAGAEIERLIQLMARLPGLGPRSARRAVLHMLNRRDTVLDPLVQALSAAAHSVGPCATCGNLDTVDPCTICSDARRDPATICVVEQVGDLWAMERAGAFRGRYHVLGGVLSALDGVGPEDLRIAALVARAAAPEIREVILALNATVDGQTTAHYIADRLADADVATTRLAHGVPVGGELDYLDDGTLTAAMQARRPA, from the coding sequence ATGGCGGGCGCGGAGATCGAGCGCCTGATCCAGCTGATGGCGCGGCTGCCCGGCCTGGGCCCGCGGTCGGCCCGGCGGGCGGTGCTGCACATGCTGAACCGGCGCGACACGGTGCTGGACCCGCTGGTCCAGGCGCTGTCCGCCGCCGCGCACTCGGTCGGTCCGTGTGCCACCTGCGGCAACCTCGACACCGTCGATCCCTGCACCATCTGCAGCGACGCGCGCCGCGACCCGGCGACGATCTGCGTGGTCGAGCAGGTCGGCGACCTGTGGGCGATGGAGCGCGCCGGCGCGTTCCGCGGCCGCTATCACGTGCTGGGCGGGGTGCTGTCGGCGCTGGACGGGGTCGGGCCGGAGGACCTGCGCATCGCCGCCCTGGTTGCCCGCGCCGCCGCGCCGGAGATCCGCGAGGTGATCCTGGCGCTGAACGCCACCGTCGACGGCCAGACCACCGCCCACTATATCGCCGACCGGCTGGCCGACGCCGATGTCGCGACCACCCGCCTGGCCCACGGCGTGCCGGTCGGCGGCGAGCTCGACTATCTCGACGACGGCACCCTGACCGCCGCAATGCAGGCGCGCCGTCCGGCATGA
- a CDS encoding Hsp20 family protein, translating to MTRVSLFNSPLLLGFDQIEQSLDRMSKSASDGYPPYNIERLGPDRLRISLAVAGFTASDLSVRVEGNQLVVAGAHGEGDEGRVFLHRGIASRQFRRNFLLADGLEVVDASMRHGLLHIDLQEPAAVEQVKSVTIRDLEQTASQTGDD from the coding sequence GTGACGCGTGTATCGCTGTTCAACAGCCCGCTGCTGCTGGGTTTCGACCAGATCGAGCAGTCGCTCGATCGCATGTCCAAGTCGGCTTCGGACGGCTATCCGCCGTACAACATCGAGCGCCTCGGTCCTGACCGCCTGCGCATCTCGCTGGCGGTGGCGGGCTTCACGGCGTCCGATCTGTCGGTCCGCGTGGAAGGCAACCAGCTGGTCGTCGCCGGCGCCCATGGCGAAGGCGACGAAGGCCGCGTTTTCCTGCACCGCGGGATCGCGTCCAGGCAGTTCCGGCGGAACTTCCTGCTCGCGGATGGCCTCGAGGTGGTCGATGCCTCCATGCGGCATGGCCTCCTGCACATCGACCTGCAGGAGCCTGCGGCCGTCGAACAGGTCAAGTCGGTGACGATCCGCGACCTGGAACAGACCGCGTCACAAACGGGTGATGACTAG